A single window of Aspergillus flavus chromosome 4, complete sequence DNA harbors:
- a CDS encoding uncharacterized protein (expressed protein), which produces MAPLPSKARTSSCANTTLRHTGTPAVKRNISSKKRRTLQRRQTILHEAGQKRKRLFGHPWINLKNMRTALLVTRTSPVRTRSRTGLTIVEPGWTSAHT; this is translated from the coding sequence ATGGCACCTTTGCCTTCAAAAGCGAGGACCAGCTCCTGCGCCAATACCACGTTGCGTCACACAGGTACACCAGCAGTAAAGAGGAATATATCCTCCAAAAAGCGACGCACACTCCAGAGAAGGCAGACGATACTCCACGAGGCCggccaaaagaggaaaaggttgTTTGGCCACCCATGGATCAACTTGAAGAATATGAGGACAGCCCTATTGGTTACTCGCACCTCCCCGGTCAGAACTAGGAGCCGAACAGGGCTAACAATTGTTGAGCCTGGATGGACCTCCGCGCATACCTAG
- a CDS encoding kinase-like domain-containing protein: protein MSSHGHPGRRLVPELLDEFEVRGPNGTHTCYTVTLAACNLRDVSFSLFPLDVARALSYSLAQAVACVHSQGYVHGDLHLNNVLLALPSNFDDLSVEQLYEKYGKPETLTLSTARILLNDFGEAFCPASEVRLGRDCHTPSGARAPESKSEPGVPLTDRSDIWSLATALWEIMGMKPVFITVQKWRRREGNEIGEEEKAAFLDSMRRILVYLPEGRLTADEVLQSDWMVKWALPDYERSLKGST from the exons ATGTCATCGCATGGGCACCCTGGGCGACGTTTGGTTCCTGAACTACTGGATGAATTCGAAGTGCGAGGCCCCAATGGAACCCACACATGCTACACAGTTACGCTGGCTGCATGCAACCTGAGGGAtgtttccttctctctcttccccttaGACGTCGCTCGAGCACTATCATATAGCCTTGCCCAGGCGGTGGCATGCGTGCATTCACAAGGCTATGTTCATGGAG ATTTACATTTAAACAACGTTTTGCTGGCCCTTCCGTCCAACTTCGATGACCTTTCTGTTGAGCAATTGTACGAAAAGTATGGCAAACCCGAAACA CTCACACTATCTACGGCACGCATACTCCTAAATGACTTTGGGGAGGCCTTTTGCCCGGCATCAGAAGTGCGACTTGGACGAGATTGCCATACCCCATCTGGTGCCCGTGCTCCAGAATCCAAATCTGAACCAGGGGTACCTCTTACCGATCGATCTGATATCTGGAGCCTAGCTACAGCACTCTGGGAGATAATGGGGATGAAACCTGTCTTTA TTACTGTGCAGAAATGGAGGCGGCGGGAAGGGAATGAAAttggggaggaagagaaagccgCATTTCTGGATTCAATGCGCCGAATACTTGTGTATCTACCGGAAGGGCGCCTCACTGCGGACGAGGTCCTTCAGTCGGACTGGATGGTCAAATGGGCATTGCCTGACTACGAACGAAGTTTGAAGGGTTCCACTTAA